One region of Niallia sp. Man26 genomic DNA includes:
- the murC gene encoding UDP-N-acetylmuramate--L-alanine ligase, with amino-acid sequence MTIYHFVGIKGSGMSALAQILHDMGLKVQGSDVEKRFFTQVALEQSGIKILPFSKENIQPGMNVIVGNAFPDTHEEVVEANALGLPVVRYHRFLGDFMKQFTSVAVTGAHGKTSTTGLLAHVIKGAKPTAYLIGDGTGRGTENAEYFAFEACEYRRHFLSYFPDYAIMTNIDFDHPDYFANVDDVFSAFQEMAWQVNKGIFACGDDEQLQKIQAKVPVVFYGFDDENDFQARNVVKSTEGTTFEVYVRNTYYNTFSIPTFGNHNILNALSVIALSHYEDLDASIVQERLMSFEGVKRRFSEKQIGDQVIIDDYAHHPTEIKATVEAARQKYPDREIVAVFQPHTFSRTQTFLNEFAESLSLADSTYLCEIFGSARENHGKLSIEDLAEKIPGSKVISEEKIEALKAHEKSVILFMGAGDVQKFQEAYEKSLV; translated from the coding sequence ATGACTATTTACCACTTCGTAGGTATTAAAGGGTCAGGGATGAGTGCACTTGCACAAATCCTGCATGATATGGGATTAAAAGTTCAAGGTTCAGATGTAGAAAAAAGATTTTTTACACAGGTGGCTTTAGAACAGTCAGGAATTAAAATTCTTCCTTTCTCAAAGGAAAATATTCAGCCGGGAATGAATGTCATTGTGGGCAATGCTTTCCCTGATACGCATGAAGAAGTTGTGGAAGCAAACGCACTGGGTCTACCAGTTGTCCGCTACCATCGTTTTTTAGGCGACTTTATGAAGCAGTTCACGAGTGTGGCTGTGACAGGCGCCCATGGTAAAACATCCACAACAGGGCTGCTTGCTCATGTGATAAAAGGCGCGAAGCCGACAGCATATTTAATTGGGGATGGAACAGGAAGAGGTACGGAGAATGCGGAGTACTTTGCATTTGAAGCATGTGAGTACAGAAGACACTTCTTATCTTACTTCCCAGATTATGCCATCATGACGAATATTGATTTTGATCATCCTGATTATTTTGCGAATGTTGATGATGTATTTTCTGCCTTCCAGGAAATGGCTTGGCAAGTGAACAAAGGAATCTTTGCTTGTGGTGATGATGAACAGCTTCAAAAAATTCAAGCAAAAGTGCCTGTTGTGTTCTACGGATTTGACGATGAAAATGATTTCCAAGCAAGAAATGTTGTAAAGTCAACAGAAGGTACGACGTTTGAAGTATATGTAAGAAATACTTACTATAATACATTCTCAATTCCGACATTTGGCAACCATAATATTTTAAATGCACTTTCTGTTATTGCTTTAAGTCATTACGAAGATTTGGATGCAAGCATTGTGCAGGAACGCTTAATGTCATTTGAAGGTGTAAAACGCAGATTCTCTGAAAAACAAATCGGAGATCAAGTAATCATTGATGATTATGCACATCACCCAACGGAAATCAAAGCGACGGTTGAAGCTGCAAGACAGAAGTATCCGGACAGAGAGATTGTGGCAGTATTCCAGCCGCACACATTCTCACGTACGCAAACTTTCTTAAATGAATTTGCTGAAAGCTTAAGCTTGGCTGATTCCACTTATTTGTGTGAAATATTCGGATCTGCAAGAGAAAACCATGGCAAGCTTAGCATTGAAGACTTGGCAGAGAAAATTCCAGGCAGCAAAGTCATTTCAGAAGAAAAAATTGAAGCACTGAAAGCACACGAAAAGAGTGTTATCCTATTTATGGGTGCTGGAGATGTTCAGAAATTCCAAGAGGCGTATGAAAAATCGCTTGTGTAA